In Rhodoferax koreense, a genomic segment contains:
- a CDS encoding SGNH/GDSL hydrolase family protein, whose product MHRRRLISRPVTVHTEAGEIATVPPFARRRTLAFARPWLVGCAMVAAGWMSLPTAKAQTTAHNALRWQTSLSDFASADRAHPPGRDGVLFVGSSTIRMWRSMSEDFRQVPVVINRGFGGSTLADCDHYVRELVIQYQPRQVMVYAGDNDLAEGRTPQQVLESFQHFVSAVRSELPSAQITYISIKPSPARVALKERINETNALIGGYVKTLSNAKYIDIHTPMLTASGETRPELFQADLLHLNETGYALWKSLITPYLVTNAATAADASAAPPPAQVAAAR is encoded by the coding sequence ATGCACCGTCGCCGCCTCATTTCCAGACCCGTCACCGTTCATACCGAAGCTGGCGAGATCGCCACCGTGCCGCCGTTCGCCCGCCGCCGCACGCTGGCTTTCGCGCGCCCCTGGCTCGTCGGCTGCGCCATGGTGGCCGCCGGCTGGATGAGCCTGCCAACGGCCAAGGCACAGACCACGGCCCACAACGCGCTGCGCTGGCAGACCAGCCTCAGCGATTTCGCCTCGGCCGACCGCGCGCATCCCCCCGGCCGCGACGGCGTGTTGTTTGTCGGCAGCTCGACCATCCGCATGTGGCGCAGCATGTCCGAAGACTTCCGCCAGGTGCCGGTGGTGATCAACCGCGGCTTTGGCGGCTCGACGCTGGCCGACTGCGACCATTACGTGCGCGAACTCGTCATCCAGTACCAGCCGCGCCAGGTGATGGTCTATGCGGGCGACAACGACCTCGCCGAGGGCCGCACGCCGCAGCAGGTGCTCGAGAGCTTCCAGCACTTCGTGAGCGCCGTGCGCAGCGAATTGCCTTCGGCGCAGATCACCTACATCTCGATCAAGCCGAGCCCGGCCCGCGTGGCGCTGAAGGAGCGCATCAACGAGACCAATGCGCTGATCGGTGGCTATGTGAAGACGCTGTCGAACGCGAAGTACATCGACATCCACACGCCGATGCTCACCGCCAGCGGCGAGACGCGGCCGGAACTGTTCCAGGCCGACCTGTTGCATCTCAACGAGACCGGCTACGCGCTGTGGAAATCGCTGATCACGCCCTATCTGGTCACGAACGCAGCCACCGCCGCTGACGCGTCGGCTGCGCCACCCCCGGCGCAAGTTGCAGCCGCTCGGTAA
- the opgC gene encoding OpgC domain-containing protein — MPRSSGSTRRWEIDALRGLMLVLMTFTHLPTRLSSPMGQPFGYVSAAEGFVLLSAYVTGMVYSRLAQKQGIAAMRKAFLRRAAKVYFCQAASLLVLFTVIAAVGMKVDHAPVREIISFYLREPITALLSGLALVYEPPLLDILPMYVVFMLVSPLVLGFALRSGWGRVIGASLLLWVLAQFDFGRWLHGQMVVFTGLPVSYVQTGPFVTFAWQFLWVLGLWMGSHTSDKAAGTWLFPGWAVVVAAVYAAACLVWRHWFGQIPFAPGFWANDAFDKWHLAPFRLINLFALMVLAMHFADWLRRHAPRSRILETMGSASLTVFCTHLLMVFLVLAWWGDSAQARPVWGDIALLAAVFAGLYGVAAIVAWLENSPARWVPAHERHPDSGDTAPELPPPLEGALLTERLQLAPGVAQPTRQRRWLRS; from the coding sequence GTGCCCCGTTCTTCCGGTTCGACCCGCCGCTGGGAAATCGACGCGCTGCGTGGCCTCATGCTGGTGCTGATGACCTTCACGCACCTGCCGACGCGGCTGTCGTCGCCCATGGGCCAGCCCTTCGGCTATGTTTCCGCCGCCGAAGGCTTCGTGCTGCTGTCGGCGTATGTCACCGGCATGGTCTACAGCCGGCTGGCGCAAAAGCAGGGCATCGCGGCGATGCGCAAGGCCTTTCTGCGCCGGGCCGCCAAGGTGTATTTCTGCCAGGCCGCGAGCCTGCTGGTGCTGTTCACCGTGATCGCGGCGGTCGGCATGAAGGTCGACCACGCGCCGGTGCGTGAAATCATTTCCTTCTACCTGCGCGAGCCGATCACGGCGCTGCTGAGTGGCCTGGCCCTGGTGTACGAGCCGCCGCTGCTCGACATCCTGCCGATGTACGTGGTGTTCATGCTGGTGAGTCCGCTGGTGCTGGGTTTTGCGCTGCGCAGCGGCTGGGGCCGGGTGATCGGGGCGAGCCTGCTGCTGTGGGTGCTCGCGCAGTTCGACTTCGGCCGCTGGCTGCATGGGCAGATGGTGGTGTTCACCGGCCTGCCCGTGAGTTATGTACAGACCGGACCTTTCGTCACCTTCGCCTGGCAGTTCCTGTGGGTGCTCGGGCTGTGGATGGGGTCCCACACCAGCGACAAGGCCGCGGGCACATGGCTCTTTCCGGGCTGGGCCGTGGTGGTGGCGGCTGTCTACGCGGCGGCGTGTCTGGTATGGCGGCACTGGTTCGGCCAGATTCCGTTTGCGCCCGGCTTCTGGGCCAACGACGCCTTCGACAAATGGCATCTGGCGCCTTTCCGCCTCATCAACCTGTTCGCGCTGATGGTGCTGGCCATGCATTTTGCCGACTGGCTGCGGCGTCATGCGCCCCGTTCACGCATCCTGGAGACCATGGGCTCGGCCTCACTCACGGTGTTCTGCACCCACTTGCTGATGGTGTTCCTGGTGCTGGCCTGGTGGGGCGATTCGGCCCAGGCCCGGCCGGTCTGGGGCGACATCGCGCTACTCGCCGCGGTGTTCGCCGGCCTGTACGGCGTGGCCGCCATCGTCGCGTGGCTGGAGAATTCGCCGGCTCGATGGGTGCCGGCGCATGAGCGGCATCCGGATTCCGGCGACACTGCGCCCGAACTCCCGCCGCCGCTCGAAGGTGCGCTGCTTACCGAGCGGCTGCAACTTGCGCCGGGGGTGGCGCAGCCGACGCGTCAGCGGCGGTGGCTGCGTTCGTGA
- a CDS encoding Ig-like domain-containing alpha-2-macroglobulin family protein — protein MRRHFRPFLFLASAASVLFAATGASALQITSLSPQGEVARVRQLVAKFDEAAVNFGDPKAAAPLALSCSDAEASRGTGRWTSEREWVFDFDSDLPPGVRCTVSRKTGIKSPSGAELAGKASYQFNTGGPFVQNTRPYSGSTIDEQQFFTLQLNGAATTASLLANTWCAVDGLGERVPVRSIEGADRAALLKAQGLEKAAAREPLRYATLACNRRLTPAAKVQLVYGRGVATPSGIANTVEKRFNFQVREQFTASFTCERENAQSGCLPIRPVTLNFNAPVPRKLAEGIRLKSGKGEVKPTFAEDADAEGTVNDVTFNPPLAESTPYTLELPAAFKDASDRPLNNAANFPMKFSTGAMPPLAKFAAAPFGVVERFAEPDGPPMMPVTLRNVEAALPIRGLNASESPAGQVADLQPRSDADIIGWYRMVQRYDRFQIARSQAAKDVKGPLPKVIDADQKDWVQSRMVSLLAGRANVKTLNLPQPASSDPRPFEVVGIPLTPGFHVLEISSKRLGQSLLDENHGPDRTMVVRTSTLVTNLGVHFKLGRENALAWVTTLDKGQPVANAVVQVSDCRGKPLVNARTNAQGIAELPGLSSEPQNCNGADNDDEEGGYGGAYFVSARAKDSKGIEDLAFTWSDWSQGIEPWRFNVPTSREPVPDERAHTIFDRMLLRAGETVSMKHLIRTEVKNGFALPTQQPATLQITHVGSGQQFTQALTWRRTGTGGLSAESTFQVPPAAKLGAYDVTLAEADGRSFSTGQFRVEEFRLPVLEGRIAPTQKEALVNVKAVPTSVQINYVAGGGAANLPVRVSALVRNKYPSFADYDAFSFSPPRGAQSTSSEGEEDSSAADSPRVVADKLPLNLDRSGAGKVTIDQLPADLLAKRPKELLLEATYADPNGEVQTIRSTSTLWPAGVVAGIKTEGWVSLSGGSSQQVRFQALALDLNGKPQAGVPIEVQAVARTVTTTRKRMVGGFYTYDNQTTVKSLGQVCSGKSDARGLLLCETPVSVAGEVELVATAKDGAGNSSQAASSVYVTRQGELWFGGENHDRMDLLAEKKSYQPGETARFQVRMPFRFATALVAVEREGIIETQVVQLNGQDPTISLKVQDSWGPNVYVSVLALRGRLREVPWYSFFTWGFKAPREWWTAFWYEGREYVAPTALVDLSKPAFRLGLAEIRVGTKAHQLDLKVTADKASYPVRGQARVTISAKLPNGQPAAGAEVALAAVDQALLELMPNTSWNLLEAMLQRRAWGVQTSTAQMEIIGRRHFGRKAVPAGGGGGRGSTRELLDTLLLWNPKLVLDAQGQAVVTVPMNDALTTFKIVAVADAATGLFGTGQTSVQTTQDLQIISGLPPLVREGDEFRAQITLRNTTQKAMKVLASPRATLLTLEPQTIDIPAGEAREVAWNVTAPAQLAQTRAEAILWEIEARDTLGGESGARDGLKARQRIIPAVPLTVQQATLVQVDGSYTLDVARPADALPENGVKRGGLKMSLVPKLAEGLPGVRDWFANYPFACLEQKTSKAIGLRDAKMWQGVVAQLPTYLDGDGLANYFPPRDGEANRGSDTLTAYLLAASHEAAGLHPEFALPDEARAAMQRGLVAFVEGRIQRDFWSPRKDLDVRKLAALEALSRYGAAQGRMLGSITIAPNQWPTSAVIDWIDILQRVTDVPQRETRLAEARQVLRARLSFQGTKLIFSTERDDYWWWLMANGDVNTARLMLAVMDDPAWKDDMGRLASGFIGRQQGGAWHTTTANLWGGLALEKFSAKFEATPVAGITRASLAAATASVDWSKVDRVKTTDAAGAPNVTTWFGAPASPGNLRNNGMFLPWTDAKETLTVTQQGTGKPWLTLQSVAAIELKAPFAAGYQLKKTITPVEQAVPGVYTRGDVLRVAIEVNASADMTWVVITDPIPGGATILGSGLGRDSQIATSGEKKSGGGWPAFEERSFEAFRSYYEYVPKGVLKMEYTVRLNNVGSFALPPSRVEAMYAPEMFGETPNARVKVVAGK, from the coding sequence TTGCGTCGTCATTTCCGCCCTTTTCTCTTCCTGGCATCGGCAGCCAGCGTCCTGTTCGCCGCCACCGGCGCCTCGGCGCTGCAGATCACCAGCCTGTCGCCCCAGGGCGAAGTGGCGCGTGTGCGCCAACTGGTCGCCAAGTTCGATGAAGCCGCCGTCAACTTCGGCGACCCGAAGGCCGCCGCACCGCTGGCCTTGAGCTGCAGCGACGCCGAAGCCAGCCGCGGCACCGGCCGCTGGACCAGCGAGCGCGAATGGGTGTTCGATTTCGACAGCGACCTGCCGCCCGGCGTGCGCTGCACCGTGTCGCGCAAGACGGGCATCAAATCGCCCTCCGGCGCAGAGCTGGCGGGCAAGGCCAGCTATCAATTCAATACCGGCGGCCCGTTCGTGCAGAACACCCGGCCCTACAGCGGCAGCACCATCGACGAGCAGCAGTTCTTCACGCTGCAGCTCAACGGCGCGGCCACCACGGCTAGCCTGCTGGCCAACACCTGGTGCGCGGTGGACGGCCTGGGCGAACGCGTGCCCGTGCGGTCCATCGAAGGGGCGGACCGCGCGGCGCTGCTCAAGGCGCAGGGCCTGGAAAAGGCCGCCGCACGCGAGCCGCTGCGCTACGCCACGCTGGCCTGCAACCGCCGGCTCACGCCTGCGGCCAAGGTGCAACTGGTCTATGGCCGGGGCGTGGCCACGCCGTCGGGCATCGCCAACACGGTGGAAAAGCGCTTCAACTTCCAGGTGCGCGAACAATTCACCGCCAGCTTCACCTGCGAGCGCGAAAACGCGCAGTCCGGCTGCCTGCCGATCCGGCCGGTCACGCTGAACTTCAACGCGCCGGTGCCGCGCAAGCTGGCCGAGGGCATCCGCCTCAAGTCGGGCAAGGGTGAAGTCAAACCGACGTTCGCCGAGGATGCGGACGCCGAGGGCACGGTCAACGACGTGACCTTCAACCCGCCGCTGGCCGAGTCCACGCCGTACACGCTGGAACTGCCCGCGGCCTTCAAGGACGCTTCGGACCGGCCACTGAACAACGCGGCCAATTTCCCGATGAAGTTCAGCACCGGCGCGATGCCGCCGCTGGCCAAGTTCGCCGCCGCGCCGTTCGGCGTCGTGGAGCGTTTCGCCGAGCCCGATGGGCCACCGATGATGCCGGTGACGCTGCGCAACGTTGAAGCCGCCTTGCCGATCCGCGGGTTGAATGCATCAGAGTCGCCGGCCGGCCAGGTGGCCGATCTGCAGCCGCGCAGCGACGCCGACATCATCGGCTGGTACCGCATGGTGCAGCGTTACGACCGCTTCCAGATCGCGCGCAGCCAGGCCGCGAAGGACGTCAAGGGCCCGTTGCCCAAGGTGATCGATGCGGACCAGAAGGATTGGGTGCAGTCGCGCATGGTATCGCTGCTGGCCGGCCGGGCGAACGTGAAGACGCTGAACCTGCCGCAGCCGGCCAGCAGTGACCCACGGCCGTTCGAGGTGGTCGGCATTCCGCTCACGCCGGGTTTCCACGTGCTGGAGATCAGCTCCAAGCGGCTCGGCCAGTCCTTGCTCGACGAGAACCACGGCCCGGACCGGACCATGGTCGTGCGCACCTCCACCCTGGTCACCAACCTCGGCGTGCACTTCAAGCTCGGCCGCGAGAACGCGCTGGCCTGGGTCACCACGCTGGACAAGGGCCAGCCGGTGGCAAACGCCGTGGTGCAGGTGTCGGATTGCCGCGGCAAGCCGCTGGTGAACGCGCGCACCAATGCGCAAGGCATCGCCGAGCTGCCCGGCCTGTCGTCCGAGCCGCAGAACTGCAACGGCGCGGACAACGACGATGAAGAAGGAGGCTACGGTGGTGCCTACTTCGTGAGCGCCCGCGCCAAGGACAGCAAGGGCATCGAAGATCTGGCCTTCACCTGGAGCGACTGGAGCCAGGGCATCGAACCCTGGCGCTTCAACGTGCCGACCAGCCGCGAGCCCGTGCCCGATGAACGCGCCCACACCATTTTCGACCGCATGCTGTTGCGCGCAGGCGAAACGGTGTCGATGAAGCACCTGATCCGCACCGAAGTGAAGAACGGGTTCGCGCTGCCGACACAGCAGCCCGCCACGCTGCAGATCACGCACGTGGGCAGCGGCCAGCAATTCACGCAAGCCCTGACCTGGCGCCGCACCGGCACCGGCGGGCTCAGCGCGGAGAGCACTTTCCAGGTGCCGCCCGCGGCCAAGCTCGGCGCCTACGACGTCACCCTGGCCGAAGCCGACGGCCGCAGCTTCTCGACCGGCCAGTTCCGCGTCGAGGAATTCCGCCTGCCCGTGCTCGAAGGCCGCATCGCGCCGACGCAGAAAGAGGCGCTCGTCAACGTCAAGGCCGTGCCCACCAGTGTGCAGATCAACTACGTGGCCGGCGGCGGCGCGGCCAACCTGCCGGTGCGCGTGTCGGCGCTGGTGCGCAACAAGTACCCGAGCTTCGCCGACTACGACGCCTTCAGCTTCTCGCCGCCGCGCGGCGCGCAATCGACGAGCAGCGAAGGCGAGGAAGACAGCAGCGCCGCCGACAGCCCACGCGTGGTGGCCGACAAGCTGCCGCTGAACCTGGACCGCAGCGGCGCGGGCAAGGTGACGATCGACCAGTTGCCGGCCGACCTGCTGGCCAAGCGCCCCAAGGAGCTGCTGCTCGAAGCCACCTACGCCGACCCGAACGGCGAGGTGCAGACCATCCGCAGCACATCCACCCTGTGGCCGGCTGGCGTGGTGGCCGGCATCAAGACCGAAGGCTGGGTCAGCCTCTCGGGCGGATCGAGCCAGCAGGTGCGCTTCCAGGCCCTGGCGCTCGACCTGAACGGCAAGCCGCAGGCCGGCGTGCCGATCGAGGTCCAGGCCGTGGCGCGCACCGTCACCACCACGCGCAAACGCATGGTCGGCGGCTTCTACACCTACGACAACCAGACGACAGTGAAGTCGCTCGGCCAGGTCTGCAGCGGCAAGAGCGACGCGCGCGGCCTGCTGCTGTGCGAGACGCCGGTGAGCGTGGCCGGCGAGGTGGAACTGGTCGCCACCGCCAAGGATGGCGCGGGCAACAGCAGCCAGGCCGCGAGTTCGGTCTACGTGACGCGCCAGGGCGAGCTGTGGTTCGGCGGCGAGAACCACGACCGCATGGACCTGCTGGCCGAGAAGAAGAGTTACCAGCCCGGCGAGACGGCCCGGTTCCAGGTGCGCATGCCGTTCCGCTTCGCCACGGCCCTCGTGGCGGTGGAGCGCGAGGGCATCATCGAGACCCAGGTGGTGCAACTCAATGGCCAGGACCCGACCATCAGCCTCAAGGTGCAGGACTCATGGGGCCCGAACGTGTATGTGAGCGTGCTGGCGCTGCGCGGCCGGCTGCGCGAGGTGCCGTGGTACAGCTTCTTCACCTGGGGCTTCAAGGCGCCGCGCGAATGGTGGACGGCCTTCTGGTACGAGGGCCGCGAATACGTGGCGCCGACGGCCCTGGTCGACTTGAGCAAGCCCGCGTTCCGCCTCGGCCTGGCCGAGATCCGCGTGGGCACCAAGGCGCACCAGCTCGACTTGAAGGTCACCGCCGACAAGGCGAGTTACCCGGTGCGCGGGCAGGCGCGTGTCACCATCAGCGCCAAGCTGCCCAATGGCCAACCTGCCGCGGGCGCAGAAGTCGCGCTGGCCGCCGTGGACCAGGCCTTGCTCGAGCTGATGCCCAACACCAGCTGGAACCTGCTCGAAGCCATGCTGCAGCGCCGCGCCTGGGGCGTGCAGACCTCGACCGCGCAGATGGAGATCATCGGCCGCCGGCATTTCGGCCGCAAGGCCGTGCCCGCCGGCGGCGGCGGTGGTCGCGGCAGTACGCGCGAGCTGCTCGACACGCTGCTGCTGTGGAACCCGAAACTCGTGCTCGACGCGCAGGGCCAGGCCGTGGTGACGGTGCCGATGAACGATGCGCTCACCACTTTCAAGATCGTCGCCGTGGCCGACGCCGCCACCGGCCTGTTCGGCACCGGCCAGACCAGCGTGCAGACCACGCAGGACCTGCAGATCATCAGCGGCCTGCCGCCGCTGGTGCGCGAGGGCGACGAGTTTCGCGCGCAGATCACGCTGCGCAACACCACGCAGAAAGCCATGAAGGTGCTGGCCTCGCCACGCGCGACCCTGCTGACCCTGGAGCCGCAGACCATCGACATCCCTGCCGGCGAGGCGCGCGAAGTGGCCTGGAACGTGACCGCCCCCGCCCAGCTCGCGCAGACCCGCGCCGAGGCCATCCTGTGGGAGATCGAAGCCCGGGACACGCTCGGTGGCGAGAGTGGTGCGCGCGACGGCCTGAAGGCGCGTCAGCGCATCATCCCCGCCGTACCGCTGACCGTGCAGCAGGCGACGCTTGTGCAGGTCGACGGCAGCTACACGCTGGACGTGGCGCGCCCGGCAGACGCCCTGCCCGAGAACGGTGTGAAAAGGGGTGGCTTGAAGATGTCGCTCGTGCCCAAGCTCGCCGAAGGCCTGCCCGGCGTGCGCGACTGGTTCGCCAACTACCCGTTCGCCTGCCTGGAGCAGAAGACCAGCAAGGCCATCGGCCTGCGCGACGCGAAGATGTGGCAGGGCGTGGTGGCGCAGCTGCCCACCTACCTCGACGGTGATGGCTTGGCCAACTACTTCCCGCCGCGCGACGGCGAGGCCAACCGCGGCAGCGACACGCTCACCGCCTACCTCCTCGCCGCCAGCCACGAGGCGGCCGGCCTGCACCCGGAATTCGCCCTGCCCGACGAGGCGCGTGCGGCCATGCAGCGCGGCCTGGTGGCGTTTGTCGAGGGGCGCATCCAGCGCGACTTCTGGAGCCCGCGCAAGGACCTGGACGTGCGCAAGCTCGCAGCGCTGGAGGCCTTGTCGCGCTACGGTGCCGCCCAGGGCCGCATGCTCGGCAGCATCACCATCGCGCCGAACCAGTGGCCCACCAGTGCCGTGATCGACTGGATCGACATCCTGCAGCGCGTCACCGACGTGCCGCAGCGTGAGACGCGCCTGGCCGAAGCGCGCCAGGTGCTGCGCGCGCGGCTGTCGTTCCAGGGCACGAAACTCATCTTCAGCACCGAACGCGACGACTACTGGTGGTGGCTCATGGCCAACGGTGACGTCAACACCGCACGCCTGATGCTGGCCGTGATGGATGACCCGGCCTGGAAGGACGACATGGGCCGGCTGGCCAGCGGCTTCATCGGCCGGCAGCAGGGCGGCGCCTGGCACACCACCACGGCCAACCTCTGGGGCGGGCTGGCACTGGAGAAGTTCTCGGCGAAGTTCGAAGCCACGCCGGTGGCCGGCATCACCCGGGCCTCGCTGGCCGCCGCCACGGCGAGCGTCGACTGGAGCAAGGTGGACCGCGTGAAGACAACGGATGCCGCGGGTGCGCCCAACGTCACGACCTGGTTCGGCGCACCGGCTTCGCCCGGCAACCTGCGCAACAACGGCATGTTCCTGCCGTGGACCGATGCGAAGGAAACCCTCACCGTCACGCAGCAGGGCACGGGCAAGCCCTGGCTCACGCTGCAGTCGGTGGCCGCGATCGAACTCAAGGCGCCGTTCGCCGCGGGCTACCAGCTCAAGAAAACCATCACGCCGGTGGAGCAGGCCGTGCCCGGCGTTTACACGCGTGGCGACGTGCTGCGTGTGGCCATCGAAGTCAACGCCTCCGCCGACATGACCTGGGTCGTGATCACCGACCCGATCCCGGGCGGTGCAACCATCCTCGGCTCCGGCCTGGGACGCGATTCGCAGATCGCCACCAGCGGCGAGAAAAAGAGCGGCGGCGGCTGGCCCGCCTTCGAGGAGCGCAGCTTCGAGGCCTTCCGCAGCTATTACGAATACGTGCCCAAGGGCGTGCTGAAGATGGAATACACCGTGCGCCTGAACAACGTCGGCAGCTTTGCCTTGCCACCGAGCCGGGTCGAGGCCATGTACGCGCCCGAGATGTTCGGCGAGACGCCGAATGCGCGGGTCAAGGTGGTGGCCGGCAAGTAG
- a CDS encoding DUF488 domain-containing protein → MGIRIVRLGTARSALEGTRIGTVRRPPRGVPKTEFATQNWYDVWYPNLAPSAETMKLGQQADTPAAWAAFTKKYRAEMAKPENSRTIELLAALSARSHFSVGCYCEDEAHCHRSVLRELLLEKGAKIEPTTDASGAAGTQ, encoded by the coding sequence ATGGGCATTCGCATCGTGAGACTGGGCACCGCCCGCAGCGCCCTCGAGGGCACCCGCATCGGCACCGTGCGGCGCCCGCCGCGCGGCGTTCCGAAAACGGAATTCGCCACGCAGAACTGGTATGACGTCTGGTACCCGAATCTCGCCCCGAGCGCGGAAACCATGAAGCTCGGCCAGCAGGCCGACACGCCCGCCGCCTGGGCGGCGTTCACGAAGAAGTACCGTGCGGAGATGGCGAAGCCCGAGAACAGCCGCACGATCGAGCTGCTGGCGGCGCTGTCGGCGCGCAGCCATTTCTCGGTCGGCTGCTACTGCGAAGACGAGGCGCATTGCCACCGCTCGGTGCTGCGCGAACTGCTGCTCGAAAAGGGCGCGAAGATCGAACCGACAACCGACGCCAGCGGGGCCGCGGGCACGCAGTAA
- a CDS encoding GFA family protein has translation MHVHGACHCGQIRFEAEVDPAKVKLCNCTDCQVLSGSAFRVSVPAPKAGFRLLAGLPSIYIKTGDSGNQRAHAFCPNCGAAVFASAVAEDPPTYTLRVGTLAERAQLPPQTRIWCRSALAWGQDVSVVPGQEKE, from the coding sequence ATGCATGTCCACGGCGCCTGCCATTGCGGCCAGATCCGTTTCGAGGCGGAAGTCGATCCGGCGAAGGTCAAGCTGTGCAATTGCACCGATTGCCAGGTGCTCAGCGGCTCGGCTTTCCGCGTTTCCGTGCCCGCGCCGAAAGCCGGTTTCAGGTTGCTGGCCGGACTGCCCAGCATCTACATCAAGACCGGCGACAGCGGCAACCAGCGTGCCCACGCGTTCTGCCCGAATTGCGGCGCGGCCGTCTTCGCCTCCGCCGTGGCGGAAGACCCGCCGACCTACACCTTGCGCGTGGGCACCCTGGCCGAGCGCGCCCAGCTGCCGCCGCAGACCCGCATCTGGTGCCGTTCGGCGCTGGCCTGGGGCCAGGACGTGAGCGTGGTGCCGGGGCAAGAGAAGGAATGA